In the genome of Streptomyces sp. NBC_00190, one region contains:
- a CDS encoding thioredoxin domain-containing protein, with translation MPNRLANETSPYLLQHADNPVDWWPWSPEAFAEARERGVPVMLSVGYSSCHWCHVMAHESFEDELAAAYMNEHFVNIKVDREERPDVDAVYMEAVQAATGQGGWPMTVFLTPDAEPFYFGTYFPPEPRHGMPSFTQVLEGVRTAWVGRPEEVTEVAQRIVRDLAGRQLDYGKAGTPGPEELAGALLGLTRDYDATRGGFGGAPKFPPSMVLEFLLRHHARTGSEGALQMAADTCEAMARGGIYDQLGGGFARYSVDREWVVPHFEKMLYDNALLCRVYAHLWRATGSDLARRVALETADFMVRELRTDQGGFASALDADSTDPLSGEHVEGAYYAWTPAQLREVLGEDDGDLAAAYFGVTEEGTFEHGKSVLQLPQDGPAADAERIASIRARLFAERETRPAPGRDDKVVAAWNGLAIAALAECGAYFERPDLTERATEAADLLVRVHMDGRARLARTSKDGQVGANAGVLEDYGDVAEGFLALAAVTGEGVWLEFAGFLVDLVLDQFTAEDGSLYDTAHDAEALIRRPQDPTDTAAPSGWTAAAGALLSYAAHTGSQAHRTAAEKALGVVHALGPRAPRFIGHGLAVSEALLDGPREVAVVGHPEDPARAALHRTALLGTAPGAVVATGMPRSADGAGGEFPLLAERTLVHDLPTAYVCRHFVCARPTTDPVELAEQLGTVRP, from the coding sequence ATGCCGAACCGCCTCGCGAACGAGACCTCGCCGTACCTGCTCCAGCACGCCGACAATCCCGTCGACTGGTGGCCCTGGTCGCCCGAGGCCTTCGCGGAGGCGCGGGAGCGGGGGGTGCCGGTGATGCTCAGCGTCGGGTATTCCAGCTGCCACTGGTGTCATGTCATGGCCCACGAATCGTTCGAGGACGAGCTCGCCGCCGCCTACATGAACGAGCACTTCGTCAACATCAAGGTGGACCGCGAGGAGCGGCCCGACGTCGACGCCGTCTACATGGAGGCCGTGCAGGCCGCCACCGGGCAGGGCGGGTGGCCCATGACCGTGTTCCTCACCCCGGATGCCGAGCCGTTCTACTTCGGGACCTACTTCCCGCCCGAGCCGCGGCACGGCATGCCCTCCTTCACGCAGGTCCTCGAAGGCGTGCGGACCGCCTGGGTGGGGCGGCCCGAGGAGGTCACCGAGGTCGCGCAGCGGATCGTACGGGACCTGGCCGGGCGGCAGTTGGACTACGGGAAGGCCGGCACCCCCGGGCCCGAGGAGCTGGCGGGGGCGCTGCTCGGGCTGACGCGGGACTACGACGCCACGCGCGGCGGGTTCGGCGGGGCGCCGAAGTTCCCGCCGTCCATGGTGCTGGAGTTCCTGCTGCGCCACCACGCGCGCACCGGGTCCGAGGGGGCGCTGCAGATGGCCGCCGACACCTGTGAGGCCATGGCCCGCGGCGGGATCTACGACCAGCTCGGCGGCGGGTTCGCACGGTATTCCGTGGACCGGGAGTGGGTCGTGCCGCACTTCGAGAAGATGCTGTACGACAACGCCCTGCTCTGCCGGGTCTACGCGCACCTGTGGCGGGCCACCGGCTCGGATCTCGCGCGCCGGGTCGCCCTGGAGACCGCCGACTTCATGGTCCGGGAACTGCGGACCGACCAGGGCGGCTTCGCCTCCGCCCTCGACGCGGACAGCACGGACCCGCTCAGCGGTGAGCACGTGGAGGGGGCGTACTACGCCTGGACTCCCGCGCAGCTGAGGGAGGTCCTGGGGGAGGACGACGGGGATCTGGCCGCCGCGTACTTCGGGGTGACGGAGGAGGGGACCTTCGAGCACGGCAAGTCCGTGCTCCAGCTGCCCCAGGACGGGCCGGCGGCGGACGCCGAGCGGATCGCCTCGATCCGGGCGCGGCTGTTCGCCGAGCGGGAGACGCGGCCCGCGCCCGGGCGTGATGACAAGGTCGTGGCCGCGTGGAACGGGCTCGCCATCGCCGCGCTCGCGGAGTGCGGGGCGTACTTCGAGCGTCCCGACCTGACCGAGCGGGCCACCGAGGCCGCCGATCTGCTGGTGCGCGTGCACATGGACGGACGGGCCCGGCTCGCCAGGACGAGCAAGGACGGCCAGGTGGGGGCCAACGCGGGGGTGCTGGAGGACTACGGCGACGTGGCGGAGGGGTTCCTGGCGCTGGCGGCCGTCACCGGTGAGGGGGTCTGGCTGGAGTTCGCCGGGTTCCTCGTCGACCTGGTCCTGGACCAGTTCACCGCGGAGGACGGTTCGCTCTACGACACCGCGCACGACGCCGAAGCGCTGATCAGGCGGCCCCAGGACCCCACCGACACGGCCGCGCCGTCCGGGTGGACCGCCGCGGCCGGGGCGTTGCTGTCGTATGCCGCGCACACCGGTTCGCAGGCCCACCGCACGGCGGCCGAGAAGGCGCTCGGGGTGGTGCACGCCCTCGGGCCGCGTGCCCCGCGCTTCATCGGGCACGGGCTGGCGGTCTCCGAGGCGCTGCTGGACGGTCCGCGCGAGGTGGCGGTCGTGGGTCACCCGGAGGATCCGGCTCGGGCGGCGCTGCACCGGACGGCGTTGCTGGGGACGGCTCCTGGGGCTGTGGTGGCGACCGGGATGCCGCGTTCGGCGGACGGCGCCGGGGGTGAGTTCCCCTTGTTGGCCGAGCGCACACTGGTTCACGACCTTCCCACGGCGTATGTGTGTCGACATTTCGTCTGCGCGCGGCCTACGACGGATCCGGTCGAGCTGGCGGAGCAGTTGGGCACGGTTCGCCCCTGA
- a CDS encoding glycosyltransferase yields the protein MYTSVFISVISLALFGIAAFTLWWQMHAWRTPEVLASTRFDRPDGGDRLAFSLLLPARHEQAVLEHTIDRLLESTHADYEIIVIVGHDDPETAAVAERAAAREPARVRVVVDHHETKNKPKALNTALPSCRGDIVGVFDAEDQVHPELLSHVDHAFRSTGADVVQGGVQLINFHSSWYSLRNCLEYFFWFRSRLHLHAEKGFIPLGGNTVFVRTDVLREAGGWDPNCLAEDCDLGVRLSSVGKKVVVAYDSDMVTREETPGSLLSLLKQRTRWNQGFLQVYRKKDWQQLPSRGQRWLARYTLMTPFMQAASGVIIPLNFAVAVFLDVPVGIAIITFLPMITAMVTFVFEIVGLHDFGRQYGLPVRFSHYVKLVVGGPFYQVMLAGAAIRAVWREQRGQSEWELTSHTGAHLGEATATVTATATATASAPALASAPALASASAVPTYSASTSPAAHSAHSAIREDSHR from the coding sequence TTGTACACCTCTGTGTTCATTTCCGTGATCTCGCTTGCGCTCTTCGGGATCGCCGCCTTCACGCTCTGGTGGCAGATGCACGCCTGGCGGACGCCCGAGGTGCTCGCCTCCACCCGCTTCGACCGCCCCGACGGCGGCGACCGGCTGGCCTTCTCCCTGCTGCTGCCGGCCCGGCACGAGCAGGCGGTGCTGGAGCACACCATCGACCGGCTCCTGGAGTCGACCCACGCCGACTACGAGATCATCGTGATCGTCGGCCACGACGACCCCGAGACCGCCGCCGTCGCGGAGCGGGCCGCCGCCCGGGAGCCGGCCAGGGTCCGGGTGGTCGTCGACCACCACGAGACCAAGAACAAGCCGAAGGCCCTCAACACCGCCCTCCCGTCCTGCCGGGGCGACATCGTCGGGGTCTTCGACGCCGAGGACCAGGTCCACCCCGAGCTGCTCTCCCACGTCGACCACGCCTTCCGCTCCACCGGCGCCGACGTGGTCCAGGGCGGGGTCCAGCTCATCAACTTCCACTCCAGCTGGTACAGCCTGCGCAACTGCCTGGAGTACTTCTTCTGGTTCCGCTCCCGGCTGCACCTGCACGCCGAGAAGGGCTTCATCCCGCTCGGCGGCAACACCGTCTTCGTGCGCACCGACGTGCTGCGCGAGGCCGGCGGCTGGGACCCGAACTGCCTCGCCGAGGACTGCGACCTGGGCGTGCGGCTCTCGTCGGTCGGCAAGAAGGTGGTCGTCGCGTACGACTCCGACATGGTCACCCGCGAGGAGACGCCGGGCTCGCTGCTGAGCCTGCTCAAGCAGCGCACACGCTGGAACCAGGGATTCCTCCAGGTGTACCGGAAGAAGGACTGGCAGCAGCTGCCTTCCCGCGGCCAGCGCTGGCTGGCCCGCTACACGCTGATGACGCCCTTCATGCAGGCCGCGTCCGGCGTGATCATCCCGCTCAACTTCGCCGTCGCGGTCTTCCTCGACGTACCGGTCGGCATCGCGATCATCACCTTCCTCCCCATGATCACGGCGATGGTGACGTTCGTCTTCGAGATCGTCGGCCTGCACGACTTCGGCAGGCAGTACGGGCTGCCTGTCCGCTTCTCGCACTACGTCAAACTCGTCGTCGGCGGCCCGTTTTACCAGGTGATGCTCGCCGGGGCCGCGATCCGCGCGGTCTGGCGCGAGCAGCGCGGCCAGAGCGAGTGGGAACTGACCAGCCACACCGGCGCCCACCTCGGCGAGGCGACGGCGACGGTGACGGCCACCGCCACCGCCACGGCGTCCGCCCCGGCCCTGGCCTCCGCCCCGGCCCTGGCCTCCGCCTCCGCCGTGCCCACGTACAGCGCGTCCACCTCGCCCGCCGCGCACTCCGCGCACTCCGCGATCCGAGAGGACAGCCACCGGTGA
- a CDS encoding ArnT family glycosyltransferase, whose product MTATLPTATDPRPAATASATGTATEPRVPGRPGGSGGLGVKPPAPARPLVRFRSSRPDLLLCGVLLLVIVLVQGWNITDFPTLSDDEGTYLAQAWAVQQGGGLAHYTYWYDHPPLGWIQVAGLTYLPSLFVPDSMTVATMRFAMLVVSAASSVLIYVLARRLWLPRWAAGLAMGLFGLSPLSVVLQREIFLDNLAVMWILLAFCLAASPSRHLWHHFGSGLAAATAVLTKETMLVVLPALLVTMWRHSHRDTRKFAVTGAITACVLIGLTYPLYALLNGELLPGSGHVSLIDGITYQMGREGSGFILDAGSGSNGVFRSWLYYDTVLPLGGLAGAVLLLATLLPQALGFARAGGTPTSVTARALAGPALAAVILAVVALRPSGYLPAMYVIQALPFLALVLAGGAASVTHAVLRRRRAPGERKRLVYARWALLGVLAASAAVYVLPRWYDGNRTALTVDANAPYRQAAAWLGSQVDDPARTRVLLDDALWLDAVHRGYEPGLGAIWFYKADLDPAVTKTLPHGWRDIDYVVSSPTVRRDAVNLPNVKAALEHSTAVAVFGSGEDRIEIRRTDRADAGSRTGSAGPQSGS is encoded by the coding sequence GTGACCGCCACCCTGCCCACGGCCACTGATCCCCGGCCCGCCGCGACCGCCAGCGCCACCGGCACCGCGACAGAGCCCCGCGTCCCCGGCCGGCCCGGCGGCAGCGGCGGGCTCGGAGTCAAGCCGCCCGCGCCCGCCCGTCCGCTCGTGCGCTTCCGCTCCTCCCGCCCCGACCTGCTGCTCTGCGGGGTCCTGCTGCTCGTGATCGTCCTCGTCCAGGGCTGGAACATCACCGACTTCCCGACCCTCAGCGACGACGAGGGCACCTACCTCGCCCAGGCGTGGGCCGTCCAGCAGGGCGGCGGCCTCGCCCACTACACGTACTGGTACGACCACCCGCCGCTCGGCTGGATCCAGGTCGCGGGCCTGACGTACCTCCCCTCCCTCTTCGTGCCCGACTCGATGACCGTCGCGACGATGCGGTTCGCGATGCTCGTCGTCTCCGCCGCCAGCTCGGTGCTGATCTACGTCCTCGCCCGTCGGCTGTGGCTGCCGCGCTGGGCCGCCGGGCTCGCGATGGGCCTCTTCGGGCTCTCCCCGCTCTCCGTCGTGCTCCAGCGCGAGATCTTCCTCGACAACCTCGCGGTGATGTGGATCCTGCTCGCCTTCTGCCTCGCGGCGTCGCCCAGCCGCCACCTGTGGCACCACTTCGGGTCCGGTCTGGCGGCCGCCACCGCCGTCCTGACCAAAGAGACGATGCTGGTGGTGCTCCCGGCGTTGCTGGTGACGATGTGGCGCCACAGCCACCGCGACACCCGCAAGTTCGCCGTCACCGGAGCCATCACCGCCTGCGTGCTCATAGGGCTGACCTACCCGCTGTACGCCCTGCTCAACGGCGAGTTGCTGCCCGGCTCCGGCCACGTCTCGCTCATCGACGGCATCACCTACCAGATGGGCCGCGAGGGCTCCGGCTTCATCCTCGACGCCGGCTCCGGCTCGAACGGCGTCTTCCGCTCCTGGCTCTACTACGACACCGTCCTGCCGCTCGGCGGCCTGGCCGGCGCCGTCCTGCTGCTGGCCACCTTGCTCCCCCAAGCTCTCGGCTTCGCTCGAGCAGGGGGGACCCCCACGTCGGTCACCGCCCGCGCGCTCGCCGGTCCCGCACTCGCCGCCGTCATCCTCGCCGTCGTCGCGCTGCGGCCCTCCGGCTACCTCCCGGCGATGTACGTGATCCAGGCGCTGCCGTTCCTGGCCCTCGTCCTCGCGGGCGGCGCGGCCAGCGTCACGCACGCAGTGCTGCGCCGCCGCCGGGCCCCGGGGGAGCGCAAGCGGCTGGTGTACGCGCGCTGGGCGCTGCTCGGCGTACTCGCCGCGAGCGCCGCGGTGTACGTCCTGCCGCGCTGGTACGACGGCAACCGCACCGCGCTCACGGTCGACGCGAACGCCCCGTACCGGCAGGCCGCGGCCTGGCTCGGCAGCCAGGTGGACGATCCGGCCCGCACCCGGGTGCTGCTGGACGACGCGCTGTGGCTGGACGCCGTGCACCGCGGCTACGAGCCGGGGCTCGGCGCGATCTGGTTCTACAAGGCCGACCTCGACCCCGCCGTCACCAAGACCCTGCCGCACGGCTGGCGGGACATCGACTACGTCGTGTCCTCACCGACGGTGCGCCGCGACGCGGTGAACCTGCCGAACGTGAAGGCAGCGCTGGAGCATTCGACGGCGGTCGCCGTCTTCGGCTCGGGCGAGGACCGCATCGAGATCCGCCGGACCGACCGCGCCGACGCCGGCAGCCGCACCGGTAGCGCCGGCCCGCAGAGTGGGAGCTGA
- a CDS encoding glycosyltransferase family 2 protein, whose translation MSEDLWSLHAPIDAELAAAQTVTSSVTLIIPTFNESGNIDELLRRLGDALPEHLPCQVLFVDDSTDDTPAVIEKAAVEYPFPVAVLHRESAVGGLGGAVLEGVRRADTDWIVVMDADLQHPPHLVPELVGEGMRTGADLVVASRYISGGSRAGLAGSYRIAVSRGATWLTKGLFPRALRGISDPMSGFFAMRRSVVTAEALKPQGYKILLELAVRCRPAKVAEVPFVFQDRFSGESKSTAREGMRFLAHLASLRSATPLARMVGFGLIGLSGFVPNLAALWLLTHAGMHYLPAEIVANQAGVLWNFVLIEVLLFRDRRHRHWADRVGRFALLANADLLLRIPLIAVFVAKLGMSVLPATALALVTTFVLRYAATEALVYLPRTSRKAGRHTRS comes from the coding sequence ATGAGCGAGGACCTGTGGTCCCTCCATGCCCCGATCGATGCGGAGCTCGCCGCTGCGCAGACGGTCACCAGCAGCGTCACCCTCATCATTCCGACCTTCAACGAGTCAGGAAACATCGACGAGTTGCTGCGCCGGCTCGGTGACGCGCTGCCCGAGCACCTGCCGTGCCAGGTGCTGTTCGTGGACGACTCCACGGACGACACCCCGGCCGTCATCGAGAAGGCGGCCGTGGAGTACCCCTTCCCGGTGGCCGTCCTGCACCGTGAGAGCGCCGTCGGCGGCCTCGGCGGCGCGGTCCTCGAAGGGGTGCGGCGGGCGGACACCGACTGGATCGTCGTCATGGACGCCGACCTCCAGCACCCGCCCCACCTGGTGCCCGAACTCGTCGGCGAGGGGATGCGCACCGGCGCCGACCTCGTCGTCGCCTCCCGCTACATCAGCGGCGGCAGCCGGGCCGGACTCGCCGGCAGCTACCGCATCGCCGTCTCGCGCGGCGCGACCTGGCTCACCAAGGGGCTCTTCCCGCGCGCCCTGCGCGGGATCAGCGACCCGATGAGCGGCTTCTTCGCCATGCGCCGCTCGGTGGTCACCGCGGAGGCCCTGAAGCCGCAGGGCTACAAGATCCTGCTGGAGCTGGCGGTGCGCTGCCGGCCGGCGAAGGTCGCCGAAGTGCCCTTCGTCTTCCAGGACCGCTTCTCGGGCGAGTCCAAGTCCACCGCCCGCGAGGGCATGCGCTTCCTCGCCCACCTCGCCTCGCTGCGCTCCGCGACCCCGCTGGCCCGGATGGTCGGCTTCGGCCTGATCGGGCTCTCCGGCTTCGTCCCGAACCTGGCCGCGCTCTGGCTGCTCACGCACGCCGGGATGCACTACCTCCCGGCGGAGATCGTCGCCAACCAGGCCGGGGTGCTGTGGAACTTCGTCCTCATCGAGGTCCTGCTCTTCCGGGACCGCCGCCACCGCCACTGGGCGGACCGGGTGGGCCGCTTCGCGCTGCTCGCCAATGCCGATCTGCTGCTGCGGATCCCGCTGATCGCGGTGTTCGTCGCCAAGCTCGGCATGTCGGTGCTGCCCGCCACCGCCCTCGCGCTGGTCACCACCTTCGTCCTTCGGTACGCGGCCACCGAGGCCCTTGTCTACCTGCCGCGCACCTCGCGCAAGGCGGGGCGCCACACCAGGAGTTGA
- a CDS encoding galactose oxidase-like domain-containing protein produces MRLKIRRRAGRRAALLAVGATTAGLLLTAPQQATAGPPNLLTNPGFETAGAPGADMPSCWSTSGWGDNDFTFATVADAHTGTKAMKVSLTRRVNGDRKALVTENTTCAPTVTPGKQYDLSAWYKSNTPDVSVTVFRRVAATGTWQYWTDLQNPPVSAGWARTQVRTPAVPPGTEKIAWGLSVYGVGTLTTDDYALEEVGAVPPQPTCSGTAEECAKGKWEVIPAKNPVRSMHAVVLKNGKVLLIAGSGNDIAQFNAGTFTSAVYDPANGSFKTVPTPVDMFCSGHVQLADGRVLVMSGNKGYPSADGKIGYQGLKDSYVFDPATEAYTKTNDMNGGHWYPSATILGNGDVISFGGLKEDSTGNVTAEKFSAAQNKWLPMNEVNQTWSYWGLYPSMILMQDGRLFYSGSHTFGNNTSGSGSSVYDYNANTVTDVPGLRNKDQRDESASVLLPPAQDQRVLTIGGGNNETNPAANRITDIIDLKKPSPAYTAGPDLPQGLVDTGAGKRPQTGAEGKMYVSAVLLPDGKVLETGGGLHDRADPVFEASFFDPVTNTYQAGLAADPIPRTYHSGSFLMPDGRVMSVGDNPGNGTYNHNVSIYTPPYLFKGPRPQITSVIDTQWVYGDTQRITVDRPVAKAELIRPAAVTHSSDPNQRFVDLPMTVNGNNIDLAVTSNPNLAPPGWYMLFAVDANGVPSIATWVHLGGAPALAAAEEQPAAHEHTFADELGPAKDNPAKRESVPVAPSVAGCDRHYGTVNLCVPTRFPAEVKETTKARCDWLAAHQYPQRMKVNGSDPLRLDPDRDGYAC; encoded by the coding sequence ATGCGTCTGAAGATCCGGCGGAGGGCGGGGCGGCGGGCCGCCCTGCTGGCCGTCGGGGCGACGACCGCAGGACTGCTGCTCACCGCACCGCAGCAGGCCACGGCCGGCCCGCCCAATCTGCTCACCAATCCAGGTTTCGAGACCGCCGGCGCGCCCGGCGCCGACATGCCGTCCTGCTGGTCCACATCGGGCTGGGGCGACAACGACTTCACCTTCGCCACCGTCGCCGACGCGCACACCGGCACCAAGGCGATGAAGGTCTCGCTCACCCGCCGCGTGAACGGCGACCGCAAGGCGCTGGTCACCGAGAACACCACCTGTGCCCCCACCGTCACGCCGGGCAAGCAGTACGACCTCTCCGCCTGGTACAAGTCGAACACCCCGGACGTCTCGGTGACGGTGTTCCGGCGGGTGGCCGCGACCGGGACCTGGCAGTACTGGACCGACCTGCAGAATCCGCCGGTCAGTGCCGGATGGGCGCGCACGCAGGTCCGTACGCCGGCTGTCCCGCCGGGCACCGAAAAGATCGCGTGGGGGCTGTCGGTCTACGGGGTGGGCACGCTCACCACCGACGACTACGCCCTGGAGGAGGTGGGCGCCGTCCCCCCGCAGCCCACCTGTTCGGGCACGGCGGAGGAGTGCGCCAAGGGCAAGTGGGAGGTGATCCCGGCCAAGAACCCGGTGCGCTCGATGCACGCCGTCGTGCTGAAGAACGGCAAGGTGCTGCTGATCGCGGGTTCGGGCAACGACATCGCCCAGTTCAACGCGGGCACCTTCACCTCGGCCGTCTACGACCCGGCGAACGGGTCGTTCAAGACGGTCCCGACGCCGGTGGACATGTTCTGCTCGGGCCATGTGCAGCTGGCCGACGGCCGGGTGCTGGTGATGAGCGGCAACAAGGGCTATCCCTCCGCCGACGGCAAGATCGGCTACCAGGGGCTGAAGGACTCGTACGTCTTCGACCCGGCGACCGAGGCGTACACGAAGACCAACGACATGAACGGCGGGCACTGGTACCCGTCGGCGACGATCCTCGGCAACGGTGACGTGATCTCCTTCGGCGGCCTGAAGGAGGACTCCACGGGCAACGTGACCGCGGAGAAGTTCTCGGCGGCGCAGAACAAGTGGCTGCCGATGAACGAGGTCAACCAGACCTGGTCGTACTGGGGTCTGTACCCGTCGATGATCCTCATGCAGGACGGGCGGCTCTTCTACTCGGGCAGCCACACCTTCGGCAACAACACGTCCGGCAGCGGCTCCTCGGTCTACGACTACAACGCCAACACCGTCACCGACGTGCCCGGGCTGCGCAACAAGGACCAGCGCGACGAGTCGGCGAGCGTGCTGCTGCCCCCGGCGCAGGACCAGCGGGTCCTGACCATCGGCGGCGGCAACAACGAGACGAACCCGGCCGCGAACCGGATCACCGACATCATCGACCTGAAGAAGCCGAGCCCCGCCTACACGGCCGGCCCGGACCTCCCGCAGGGCCTGGTCGACACGGGCGCGGGCAAGCGGCCGCAGACCGGCGCCGAGGGCAAGATGTACGTGTCGGCCGTGCTGCTGCCGGACGGCAAGGTGCTGGAGACCGGCGGTGGGCTGCACGACCGGGCCGACCCCGTCTTCGAGGCCTCGTTCTTCGACCCGGTGACCAACACCTACCAGGCGGGACTGGCCGCCGACCCGATCCCGCGGACCTACCACTCGGGGTCGTTCCTGATGCCGGACGGCCGGGTCATGTCGGTCGGCGACAACCCGGGCAACGGCACGTACAACCACAACGTGTCGATCTACACCCCGCCGTACCTCTTCAAGGGCCCGCGCCCGCAGATCACCTCGGTGATCGACACGCAGTGGGTGTACGGGGACACGCAGCGGATCACCGTCGACCGGCCGGTCGCCAAGGCGGAGCTGATCCGTCCGGCGGCGGTCACGCACTCGTCGGACCCGAACCAGCGGTTCGTGGACCTGCCGATGACGGTGAACGGGAACAACATCGATCTGGCCGTCACCAGCAACCCCAACCTGGCGCCGCCCGGCTGGTACATGCTCTTCGCGGTCGACGCGAACGGCGTCCCGTCGATCGCGACCTGGGTCCACCTGGGCGGGGCCCCGGCGCTGGCGGCCGCCGAGGAGCAGCCCGCCGCGCACGAGCACACCTTCGCCGACGAGCTGGGTCCCGCCAAGGACAACCCGGCCAAGCGGGAGTCCGTCCCGGTCGCGCCGAGCGTGGCCGGCTGCGACCGCCACTACGGCACGGTCAACCTGTGCGTACCGACCCGCTTCCCGGCGGAGGTGAAGGAGACGACGAAGGCCCGCTGCGACTGGCTGGCCGCCCACCAGTACCCGCAGCGCATGAAGGTCAACGGCAGCGACCCGCTGCGCCTGGACCCCGACCGCGACGGGTACGCCTGCTAA
- the trhA gene encoding PAQR family membrane homeostasis protein TrhA, whose protein sequence is MTSDAAAAPEPEAKPLMRGWLHLGMFPAVVVAGLVLMAFTDSTRARVACGVYILTACLLFGVSAVYHRGTWGPRGEAILRRLDHANIFLIIAGTYTPLTVLLLPPSTGRTLLWAVWLAAAAGIAFRVFWVGAPRWLYTPCYIAMGWAAVFFLPDFMHTGGIAVLVLVIVGGLLYSVGGVIYGMKRPNPSPRFFGFHEVFHSLTLAAFVAHYVGISLAAYSH, encoded by the coding sequence ATGACTTCTGACGCCGCCGCCGCACCGGAGCCGGAGGCCAAGCCGCTGATGCGCGGCTGGCTGCACCTTGGAATGTTCCCCGCCGTGGTGGTCGCGGGGCTGGTGCTGATGGCCTTCACCGACTCGACCCGGGCGCGCGTGGCCTGCGGGGTCTACATCCTCACCGCCTGCCTGCTCTTCGGCGTCAGCGCCGTCTACCACCGCGGCACCTGGGGACCGCGCGGCGAGGCCATCCTGCGGCGGCTCGACCACGCCAACATCTTCCTCATCATCGCGGGGACCTACACCCCGCTGACCGTCCTGCTGCTCCCGCCCTCCACGGGACGGACCCTGCTGTGGGCGGTATGGCTCGCCGCCGCGGCGGGCATCGCCTTCCGCGTCTTCTGGGTGGGCGCGCCGCGCTGGCTGTACACCCCGTGCTACATCGCCATGGGCTGGGCCGCGGTCTTCTTCCTGCCCGACTTCATGCACACCGGCGGCATCGCCGTCCTGGTCCTGGTGATCGTCGGCGGCCTGCTGTACAGCGTGGGAGGGGTCATCTACGGAATGAAGCGACCCAACCCATCCCCCCGCTTCTTCGGCTTCCACGAGGTCTTCCACTCCCTGACCCTCGCGGCCTTCGTCGCGCACTACGTCGGCATCTCGCTCGCCGCGTATTCTCACTAG